A genome region from Acipenser ruthenus chromosome 29, fAciRut3.2 maternal haplotype, whole genome shotgun sequence includes the following:
- the LOC117428113 gene encoding leucine-rich repeat-containing protein AAC1-like, with protein MGNEQTTTTTTTTTVPTTIATTTTTIPTTTTTIPTTTTTIATTTTTIPTTPPPTTANAQNYGLTTMDKIVIGLSCAALIIMLATAIVYFIKRKRKKKLNSEEGPIQDSNRKSSLKLEDNMYANIDCVTQNPDNKPEVTYAEIQTSKRLKPKSIPSETTEYAEIALNKSKEATF; from the exons ATGGGAAATGAAC AGACAACAACGACTACAACCACAACGACTGTCCCAACAACTATCGCGACAACCACAACGACTATCCCGACAACCACAACAACTATCCCGACAACCACAACAACTATCGCGACAACCACAACAACTATCCCGACAACCCCTCCTCCAACCACAGCCAACGCACAGAATTACGG GTTAACCACAATGGATAAAATAGTGATTGGACTTTCCTGTGCAGCGTTGATTATCATGCTGGCGACTGCGATTGTATATTTCATCAAGAGGAAGCGAAAAAAGAAAT TAAATTCAGAAGAGGGACCGATCCAAGACAGCAATAGAAAG AGTTCTTTGAAACTGGAGGACAATATGTACGCAAATATTGATTGTGTGACCCAGAATCCAGACAACAAGCCAGAAGTGACCTACGCTGAAATACAAACTAGTAAAAGACTGAAGCCAAAATCTATTCCATCAGAAACCACAGAATATGCAGAAATAGCGTTAAATAAATCCAAAGAAGCAACATTTTAA